The proteins below come from a single Streptomyces sp. SCSIO 75703 genomic window:
- a CDS encoding DUF1648 domain-containing protein codes for MTAVLAGAPLLVRGRLPERLATHWNSSAPDGSMPLWAASVVPALIWLATAAVVILTARRTAGLWAVVLLPTGIVLGGAQAAVVRSNLDLADWHQARMPGWWVAAVLIAATLAGVAGWLLVTRRHGDTHGGGGGAPALEIPEGRRMVWFSRAANPWLQLLAAVTGLGAVATLAALAGGLADPGGLWGLFAGLAVASLAGGLCSSVQARVSERGLEISFGPFGLLRRRWAAADIVTARAERRTPSQTGGWGYRFSDLGTTVMLRAGECLVVRPRGRRSDFAVSVDDAERGAALLNALAGRTR; via the coding sequence ATCACGGCGGTGCTCGCCGGGGCCCCGCTCCTGGTGCGCGGGCGGCTGCCCGAACGCCTGGCGACCCACTGGAACTCCTCCGCCCCGGACGGGTCGATGCCGTTGTGGGCGGCGTCCGTCGTGCCCGCGCTGATCTGGCTGGCGACGGCGGCCGTGGTGATCCTGACGGCCCGGCGGACCGCCGGACTGTGGGCGGTCGTCCTGCTGCCGACCGGAATCGTGCTGGGCGGGGCGCAGGCCGCCGTCGTGCGGTCCAACCTCGACCTCGCCGACTGGCACCAGGCCAGGATGCCGGGCTGGTGGGTCGCCGCGGTGCTGATCGCCGCGACGCTCGCCGGGGTGGCGGGCTGGCTCCTCGTCACCCGGCGCCACGGCGACACCCACGGCGGCGGGGGCGGCGCGCCGGCGCTGGAGATCCCCGAGGGCCGTCGGATGGTGTGGTTCTCCCGCGCCGCCAACCCCTGGCTGCAACTGCTGGCCGCCGTCACCGGTCTCGGCGCCGTCGCCACGCTGGCCGCGCTCGCCGGGGGCCTCGCCGACCCGGGCGGACTGTGGGGGCTGTTCGCCGGACTGGCCGTCGCCTCGCTGGCAGGGGGCCTGTGCTCCTCGGTGCAGGCCCGGGTCTCGGAGCGGGGGCTGGAGATCTCCTTCGGGCCCTTCGGCCTGCTCCGGCGGCGCTGGGCCGCGGCCGACATCGTCACCGCCCGCGCGGAGCGGCGCACGCCCTCCCAGACCGGAGGCTGGGGGTACCGCTTCAGCGACCTGGGCACGACGGTCATGCTGCGCGCCGGGGAGTGCCTGGTGGTACGCCCCCGCGGGCGCCGTTCGGACTTCGCGGTGAGCGTCGACGACGCGGAACGGGGCGCGGCCCTGCTCAACGCGCTGGCCGGCCGCACGCGCTGA
- a CDS encoding dihydrolipoamide acetyltransferase family protein yields the protein MTTMTDSSVREFKMPDVGEGLTEAEILTWYVKPGDTVTDGQVVCEVETAKAAVELPIPYDGVVSALHFPEGTTVDVGTSIIAVAVGGGAAAPAAAQGPAPAGEAAAGTAPEPAAAPAEAAGEPRKEGRQPVLVGYGVATSSTRRRPRKGAPAAAEPAAAEPAAGPAAPNGRAPANGRAPAAPQRPLAKPPVRKLAKDLGVDLTTVVPSGPDGVITREDVHAAAAPAPAPAPAAEPAPAAPAAAASPAAVSYDTGRETRVPVKGVRKATAAAMVGSAFTAPHVTEFVTVDVTRTMKLVEELKQDRDFEGLRVNPLLLISKALLVAIRRNPEINASWDEANQEIVVKHYVNLGIAAATPRGLIVPNIKDAHSRTLPQLAASLGELVATAREGKTSPAAMQGGTVTITNVGVFGVDTGTPILNPGESAILAVGAIKLQPWVHKGKVKPRQVTTLALSFDHRLVDGELGSKVLADVAAILERPKRLLTWG from the coding sequence GTGACGACGATGACCGACAGCTCGGTACGCGAGTTCAAGATGCCCGACGTGGGCGAGGGGCTGACCGAGGCCGAGATCCTCACGTGGTACGTCAAGCCCGGTGACACGGTCACCGACGGCCAGGTGGTGTGCGAGGTCGAGACGGCCAAGGCCGCCGTCGAACTCCCCATCCCCTACGACGGCGTGGTAAGCGCCCTGCACTTCCCCGAGGGCACCACGGTCGACGTGGGCACCTCGATCATCGCGGTCGCCGTCGGCGGCGGCGCCGCGGCGCCCGCCGCCGCGCAGGGCCCCGCCCCGGCGGGGGAGGCCGCGGCCGGGACCGCGCCGGAGCCGGCCGCCGCGCCGGCCGAGGCCGCCGGGGAGCCGCGCAAGGAGGGCCGCCAGCCCGTCCTGGTCGGCTACGGCGTGGCCACCTCCTCGACCCGCCGCCGCCCCCGCAAGGGCGCCCCGGCCGCCGCGGAGCCGGCCGCCGCGGAGCCGGCCGCCGGGCCCGCCGCGCCGAACGGGCGGGCCCCGGCGAACGGGCGGGCCCCCGCCGCCCCGCAACGCCCGCTGGCCAAGCCGCCGGTGCGCAAGCTGGCGAAGGACCTCGGCGTCGACCTGACGACCGTGGTGCCCTCCGGCCCGGACGGCGTCATCACCCGCGAGGACGTGCACGCCGCGGCGGCGCCCGCCCCCGCTCCCGCGCCGGCCGCCGAACCGGCCCCGGCCGCGCCGGCGGCCGCCGCGTCCCCGGCGGCGGTGTCGTACGACACGGGGCGCGAGACCCGCGTGCCGGTCAAGGGCGTCCGCAAGGCGACGGCCGCGGCGATGGTCGGCTCGGCCTTCACCGCGCCGCACGTCACGGAGTTCGTGACCGTCGACGTGACGCGCACCATGAAGCTGGTCGAGGAGCTGAAGCAGGACCGCGACTTCGAGGGCCTGCGGGTCAACCCGCTGCTCCTGATCTCCAAGGCCCTGCTGGTCGCCATCCGGCGCAACCCGGAGATCAACGCCTCCTGGGACGAGGCGAACCAGGAGATCGTGGTCAAGCACTACGTCAACCTGGGCATCGCCGCGGCCACCCCGCGCGGCCTGATCGTGCCGAACATCAAGGACGCCCACAGCCGGACGCTGCCGCAACTGGCCGCGTCCCTGGGCGAACTGGTGGCGACGGCCCGGGAGGGCAAGACCTCCCCGGCCGCGATGCAGGGCGGCACGGTGACCATCACCAACGTCGGCGTCTTCGGCGTCGACACCGGCACGCCGATCCTCAACCCGGGGGAGTCCGCGATCCTCGCGGTCGGCGCGATCAAGCTCCAGCCGTGGGTGCACAAGGGCAAGGTGAAGCCGCGCCAGGTCACCACCCTGGCGCTCAGCTTCGACCACCGCCTGGTCGACGGGGAGCTGGGTTCCAAGGTCCTCGCCGACGTGGCGGCGATCCTGGAACGCCCCAAGCGCCTGCTCACCTGGGGCTGA
- a CDS encoding alpha-ketoacid dehydrogenase subunit beta: protein MSQTVKNLALAKAINESLRRALETDPKVLIMGEDVGKLGGVFRVTDGLQKDFGEDRVIDTPLAESGIVGTAIGLALRGYRPVVEIQFDGFVFPAYDQIVTQLAKMHARSLGKVRLPVVIRIPYGGGIGAVEHHSESPEALFAHVAGLKVVSPSNASDAYWMLQQAIQSDDPVIYFEPKRRYWDKGEVDTEAIPGPLHTARVVREGTDLTLAAYGPMVKLCREVADAAAEEGRSLEVLDLRSVSPLDFDTVQASVEKTGRLVVVHEAPVFFGSGAEIAARITERCFYHLEAPVLRVGGYHAPYPPARLEEEYLPDLDRVLDAVDRSLAY, encoded by the coding sequence ATGTCGCAGACGGTGAAGAACCTGGCACTGGCCAAGGCGATCAACGAGTCGCTGCGCCGCGCGCTGGAGACGGACCCGAAGGTCCTGATCATGGGCGAGGACGTCGGCAAGCTCGGCGGCGTCTTCCGGGTGACGGACGGGCTCCAGAAGGACTTCGGCGAGGACCGCGTCATCGACACGCCGCTGGCCGAGTCCGGCATCGTCGGCACCGCCATCGGCCTGGCCCTGCGCGGCTACCGGCCGGTCGTGGAGATCCAGTTCGACGGCTTCGTGTTCCCTGCCTACGACCAGATCGTCACGCAGCTCGCCAAGATGCACGCCCGCTCGCTGGGCAAGGTCAGGCTGCCGGTCGTCATCCGCATCCCCTACGGCGGCGGCATCGGGGCGGTCGAGCACCACTCCGAGTCCCCCGAGGCGCTGTTCGCCCACGTGGCGGGCCTCAAGGTGGTCTCCCCGTCGAACGCGTCGGACGCCTACTGGATGCTCCAGCAGGCCATCCAGAGCGACGACCCGGTGATCTACTTCGAGCCCAAGCGCCGCTACTGGGACAAGGGCGAGGTCGACACCGAGGCCATCCCCGGCCCGCTGCACACCGCCCGCGTGGTGCGCGAGGGCACCGACCTCACGCTCGCCGCGTACGGCCCGATGGTGAAGCTCTGCCGGGAGGTCGCCGACGCGGCGGCCGAGGAGGGCCGCTCCCTGGAGGTGCTGGACCTGCGCTCGGTCTCGCCGCTCGACTTCGACACCGTCCAGGCGTCGGTCGAGAAGACCGGCCGGCTGGTCGTCGTGCACGAGGCGCCCGTCTTCTTCGGCTCCGGCGCGGAGATCGCCGCCCGGATCACGGAGCGCTGCTTCTACCACCTGGAGGCCCCGGTGCTCCGGGTCGGCGGCTACCACGCCCCGTACCCGCCGGCCCGCCTGGAGGAGGAGTACCTGCCCGACCTGGACCGGGTGCTGGACGCCGTCGACCGCTCGCTGGCGTACTGA
- the pdhA gene encoding pyruvate dehydrogenase (acetyl-transferring) E1 component subunit alpha, translating into MTVESTAARKPRRSAGGKASTTGTKRTTRTTAKKGSETQLVQLLTPEGKRVKNAADAEYASYVDGITADELRALYRDMVLTRRFDAEATSLQRQGELGLWASLLGQEAAQIGSGRATREDDYVFPTYREHGVAWCRGVDPTNLLGMFRGVNNGGWDPNGNNFHLYTIVIGSQALHATGYAMGVAKDGADSAVIAYFGDGASSQGDVSEAFNFAAVYNAPVVFFCQNNQWAISESNEKQTRVPLYQRAQGFGFPGVRVDGNDVLASLAVTRWALERARRGEGPALIEAFTYRMGAHTTSDDPSRYRHDDERAAWEAKDPILRLRRHLEADGHADEAFFGELEAESETLGRRVREAVRAMPDPDRFAVFENVYADGHALVDEERAQFAAYQASFADSEGV; encoded by the coding sequence GTGACCGTGGAGAGCACTGCCGCGCGCAAGCCGCGACGCAGCGCCGGAGGCAAGGCCAGCACCACCGGCACCAAACGCACCACCCGCACCACCGCGAAGAAGGGCTCCGAGACGCAGCTCGTGCAGTTGCTGACGCCCGAGGGCAAGCGCGTCAAGAACGCCGCCGACGCGGAGTACGCGTCGTACGTCGACGGCATCACCGCCGACGAGCTGCGCGCCCTCTACCGCGACATGGTGCTGACCCGGCGTTTCGACGCCGAGGCCACCTCTCTCCAGCGCCAGGGCGAGCTGGGCCTGTGGGCCTCGCTGCTCGGCCAGGAGGCCGCCCAGATCGGCTCCGGCCGGGCCACCCGCGAGGACGACTACGTCTTCCCCACCTACCGCGAACACGGTGTCGCCTGGTGCCGCGGGGTGGACCCGACCAACCTCCTCGGCATGTTCCGCGGGGTGAACAACGGCGGCTGGGACCCCAACGGCAACAACTTCCACCTCTACACGATCGTCATCGGCTCCCAGGCGCTGCACGCCACCGGCTACGCCATGGGCGTCGCCAAGGACGGCGCCGACTCGGCCGTGATCGCCTACTTCGGCGACGGCGCCTCCAGCCAGGGCGACGTCAGCGAGGCGTTCAACTTCGCCGCGGTCTACAACGCCCCCGTCGTGTTCTTCTGCCAGAACAACCAGTGGGCCATCTCCGAGTCCAACGAGAAGCAGACCCGGGTGCCGCTCTACCAGCGCGCCCAGGGCTTCGGCTTCCCCGGCGTCCGCGTGGACGGCAACGACGTGCTCGCCTCCCTCGCGGTCACCCGCTGGGCGCTGGAGCGGGCCCGGCGCGGCGAGGGCCCGGCGCTCATCGAGGCGTTCACCTACCGCATGGGCGCCCACACCACCTCCGACGACCCCTCCCGCTACCGCCACGACGACGAGCGGGCCGCCTGGGAGGCCAAGGACCCGATCCTGCGCCTGCGCCGCCACCTGGAGGCCGACGGCCACGCGGACGAGGCGTTCTTCGGCGAGCTGGAGGCCGAGAGCGAGACGCTGGGCAGGCGGGTGCGGGAGGCGGTCCGCGCCATGCCGGACCCGGACCGCTTCGCCGTCTTCGAGAACGTGTACGCGGACGGGCACGCGCTCGTCGACGAGGAACGGGCCCAGTTCGCCGCCTACCAGGCGTCGTTCGCGGACTCCGAGGGGGTCTGA
- a CDS encoding response regulator transcription factor: MRESEQIRVFLLDDHEVVRRGVHELLAGEPDIEVVGEAGTAADALARIPAARPDVAVLDVRLPDGSGVEVCREIRSGDESVRCLMLTSFSDDEALFDAIMAGAAGYVLKDIRGTELLSAVRDVAAGRSLLDPSATARVLQRLREGERRGDDRLARLTEQERRILELIGEGLTNRAIGERLHLAEKTIKNYVSSLLAKLGMQRRSQAAAFVARMQAEHR, from the coding sequence GTGCGCGAAAGTGAACAAATCCGGGTATTCCTCCTTGATGACCACGAGGTGGTCCGCCGGGGGGTGCACGAGCTGCTCGCCGGGGAGCCCGACATCGAGGTGGTCGGCGAGGCCGGGACGGCGGCCGACGCCCTGGCGCGCATCCCCGCTGCCCGGCCCGACGTGGCCGTGCTGGACGTCCGGCTGCCGGACGGCAGCGGGGTGGAGGTCTGCCGCGAGATCCGCTCCGGCGACGAGTCCGTGCGGTGCCTCATGCTCACCTCCTTCTCCGACGACGAGGCCCTCTTCGACGCGATCATGGCCGGGGCGGCCGGCTACGTCCTCAAGGACATCCGGGGCACCGAACTGCTCTCCGCCGTACGGGACGTCGCCGCCGGCCGGTCGCTGCTGGACCCCTCGGCCACCGCGCGGGTGCTGCAACGGCTGCGGGAGGGCGAGCGGCGCGGCGACGACCGGCTGGCCCGCCTCACCGAGCAGGAGCGGCGCATCCTGGAGCTGATCGGCGAGGGGCTCACCAACCGCGCCATCGGCGAGCGCCTGCACCTCGCCGAGAAGACCATCAAGAACTACGTCTCCAGTCTGCTGGCCAAGCTGGGGATGCAGCGGCGCTCCCAGGCCGCCGCGTTCGTCGCCCGGATGCAGGCCGAGCACCGCTGA
- a CDS encoding protein kinase, giving the protein MAQQQRAQGPSDPEATGGGTSDAPEAWGNGGLVGDGRYRLTHRLGRGGMAEVFAAEDVRLGRTVAVKLLRADLAEDPTSKARFTREAQSVAGLNHHAIVAVYDSGEDMVGGQSVPYIVMEIVEGRTIRDLLLNAEAPGPEQALIIVTGVLEALAYSHQHGIVHRDIKPANVIITHNGAVKVMDFGIARALHGASTTMTQTGMVMGTPQYLSPEQALGKPVDRRSDLYATGCLLYELLALRPPFTGETPLSVVYQHVQDIPTPPSEVSDACPPELDGLVMRSLAKEPDDRFQTAEEMRGLIQYALQMLYDQGGHTGTWNTGPVDMHDGRHTPAGGMAGTTALPHPDMGAGTTQIPQPILPAGYGGGDDGGFEGHGNAGSGRGKLWVLAVLAVIAVVAGVALALNNGGGGTGDNTGTTQSPTTSPSAQEDEPSATPSDEATEHTTDPGTGQGGTGGGYGGGYTPSYTPSYPQTQPTTQEPSDDVPDDQTPPTSPTTEQPGGGQTSNPPPVSPPGEGEEDPGGIENPLGG; this is encoded by the coding sequence ATGGCACAGCAGCAGCGCGCCCAGGGCCCGTCCGACCCCGAGGCGACTGGCGGCGGTACGTCTGACGCGCCGGAGGCCTGGGGGAACGGCGGACTGGTCGGCGACGGTCGGTACCGGCTGACCCACAGACTCGGCCGGGGCGGCATGGCCGAGGTGTTCGCCGCCGAGGACGTGCGGCTCGGGCGCACCGTGGCGGTGAAGCTGCTCCGCGCCGACCTCGCGGAGGACCCGACCTCCAAGGCCCGCTTCACGCGCGAGGCGCAGTCCGTGGCCGGTCTCAACCACCATGCCATCGTGGCGGTGTACGACTCCGGCGAGGACATGGTCGGCGGCCAGTCCGTGCCGTACATCGTCATGGAGATCGTGGAGGGGCGCACCATCCGCGACCTCCTCCTCAACGCCGAGGCGCCCGGCCCCGAGCAGGCCCTGATCATCGTCACGGGCGTCCTGGAGGCGCTGGCCTACTCGCACCAGCACGGCATCGTGCACCGCGACATCAAGCCGGCGAACGTGATCATCACGCACAACGGCGCGGTGAAGGTCATGGACTTCGGCATCGCCCGCGCCCTGCACGGGGCGTCGACGACGATGACGCAGACCGGCATGGTCATGGGCACGCCGCAGTACCTCTCCCCGGAGCAGGCGCTCGGCAAGCCCGTCGACCGCCGCTCCGACCTGTACGCCACCGGTTGCCTGCTCTACGAACTCCTCGCGCTGCGCCCGCCGTTCACCGGCGAGACCCCGCTGTCGGTGGTCTACCAGCACGTCCAGGACATCCCGACGCCGCCCTCCGAGGTCTCCGACGCCTGCCCGCCGGAGCTGGACGGCCTCGTCATGCGCTCGCTGGCGAAGGAGCCGGACGACCGGTTCCAGACCGCCGAGGAGATGCGCGGCCTGATCCAGTACGCGCTCCAGATGCTCTACGACCAGGGCGGTCACACCGGCACCTGGAACACCGGCCCGGTCGACATGCACGACGGCCGGCACACCCCCGCGGGCGGCATGGCGGGCACCACCGCGCTGCCCCACCCGGACATGGGCGCGGGCACCACGCAGATCCCCCAGCCGATCCTGCCCGCCGGCTACGGCGGGGGCGACGACGGCGGCTTCGAGGGCCACGGCAACGCGGGCAGCGGCCGGGGCAAGCTGTGGGTGCTGGCCGTGCTCGCGGTGATCGCCGTGGTCGCGGGCGTCGCCCTGGCGCTGAACAACGGCGGTGGCGGCACGGGCGACAACACCGGCACCACGCAGTCGCCGACCACCTCGCCGAGCGCCCAGGAGGACGAGCCCAGCGCGACGCCGAGCGACGAGGCGACCGAGCACACCACCGACCCCGGCACCGGCCAGGGCGGCACCGGCGGTGGCTACGGCGGCGGCTACACCCCGTCGTACACGCCGTCGTACCCGCAGACGCAGCCCACCACGCAGGAGCCGAGCGACGACGTGCCGGACGACCAGACGCCGCCGACCTCGCCGACGACCGAGCAGCCGGGCGGCGGCCAGACCTCGAACCCGCCGCCGGTCTCCCCGCCGGGTGAGGGCGAGGAGGACCCCGGAGGCATCGAGAACCCCCTCGGCGGCTGA
- a CDS encoding protein kinase, which produces MSQDAGQGRYAGRALAGGRYQLRDLLGEGGMASVHLAYDSVLDRQVAVKTLHTELGREQAFRERFRREAQAVAKLTHTNIVSVFDTGEDDVDGLTTPYIVMEYVEGRPLGSVLDEDVRRQGAMPVDQALEVTADVLAALEISHEMGLVHRDIKPGNVMVTKRGVVKVMDFGIARAMQSGVTSMTQTGMVVGTPQYLSPEQALGRGVDARSDLYSVGIMLFQLVTGRLPFDADSPLAIAYAHVQEEPVAPSSVNRSVPPAVDALIGRALRKNPNERFPSAEAMRSECLRVAASVQAAPPSIVPGAATGSGAGVGSAVFPPVDQGTPAPTGPVQTPYQPAPQQQHPYGTPAPTPSYGYPQQGGYPTPHGTGYPQQGTPTPPPYAVGPPSQGGGGRGGKGMLVGMVAGAVLVAGGLIGALMYANAGDGKDDRAGGGASASASASKAEGYRGPDKSKQIDSDKCTEPDESYNDPDKVKVPDFTFKHIDSVKECFQAAGWQMKIVHVDENTYGEGSVRDQFPSAGTDVDPDDMPEIQLKVSTGNPAS; this is translated from the coding sequence ATGAGCCAGGACGCCGGACAGGGCCGGTACGCGGGGCGCGCGCTCGCCGGCGGCCGCTACCAGCTTCGCGACTTGCTCGGCGAGGGCGGCATGGCCTCGGTCCACCTGGCGTACGACTCGGTACTGGACCGGCAGGTCGCCGTCAAGACCCTCCACACCGAGCTGGGCCGCGAGCAGGCGTTCCGCGAGCGTTTCCGCCGCGAGGCACAGGCCGTGGCGAAGCTCACCCACACCAACATCGTCTCCGTCTTCGACACCGGCGAGGACGACGTCGACGGTCTCACCACGCCGTACATCGTCATGGAGTACGTGGAGGGCCGCCCGCTCGGCTCCGTGCTCGACGAGGACGTCCGGCGCCAGGGCGCCATGCCCGTCGACCAGGCCCTTGAGGTCACCGCCGACGTGCTGGCCGCCCTGGAGATCAGCCACGAGATGGGCCTGGTCCACCGGGACATCAAGCCGGGCAACGTGATGGTGACCAAGCGCGGCGTGGTCAAGGTGATGGACTTCGGCATCGCCCGCGCCATGCAGTCCGGCGTCACGTCCATGACGCAGACCGGCATGGTCGTCGGCACCCCGCAGTACCTCTCGCCGGAACAGGCCCTCGGCCGCGGCGTGGACGCCCGCTCCGACCTGTACTCGGTCGGCATCATGCTCTTCCAGCTCGTCACCGGGCGGCTGCCCTTCGACGCGGACTCGCCGCTGGCCATCGCCTACGCCCACGTGCAGGAGGAGCCGGTCGCCCCCTCCTCGGTGAACCGCTCGGTGCCGCCGGCCGTGGACGCGCTGATCGGCCGCGCGCTGCGCAAGAACCCCAACGAACGCTTCCCCAGCGCCGAGGCGATGCGGTCCGAGTGCCTGCGGGTGGCGGCCTCCGTCCAGGCGGCCCCGCCGAGCATCGTCCCCGGCGCCGCCACGGGCAGCGGCGCGGGCGTCGGCTCCGCCGTGTTCCCTCCCGTCGACCAGGGCACCCCGGCGCCGACCGGCCCGGTCCAGACGCCCTACCAGCCCGCCCCCCAGCAGCAGCACCCCTACGGCACCCCGGCACCGACCCCGTCCTACGGCTACCCGCAGCAGGGCGGCTACCCGACGCCGCACGGCACGGGCTACCCGCAGCAGGGCACGCCGACGCCCCCGCCCTACGCCGTCGGGCCCCCCTCGCAGGGCGGCGGCGGCCGGGGCGGCAAGGGCATGCTCGTCGGGATGGTCGCGGGGGCCGTCCTGGTGGCCGGCGGTCTGATCGGCGCGCTGATGTACGCCAACGCGGGCGACGGCAAGGACGACCGGGCCGGGGGCGGCGCCTCCGCGTCCGCCTCGGCGTCGAAGGCCGAGGGGTACCGGGGCCCGGACAAGAGCAAGCAGATCGACTCCGACAAGTGCACGGAGCCCGACGAGTCGTACAACGACCCCGACAAGGTCAAGGTGCCCGACTTCACCTTCAAGCACATCGACTCGGTCAAGGAGTGCTTCCAGGCCGCGGGCTGGCAGATGAAGATCGTCCACGTGGACGAGAACACCTACGGCGAGGGCTCGGTCCGCGACCAGTTCCCCTCGGCGGGCACGGACGTCGACCCCGACGACATGCCGGAGATCCAGCTCAAGGTCTCGACGGGCAACCCCGCCTCCTGA
- a CDS encoding bacterial proteasome activator family protein has protein sequence MEMPRNDRSPEKPQILVVGQDGMALSGGGDGGEDREIPVTEQVEQPAKVMRIGSMIKQLLEEVRVAPLDEASRVRLKEIHASSVKELEDGLAPELVEELERLSLPFTDGATPTDAELRIAQAQLVGWLEGLFHGIQTTLFAQQMAARAQLEQMRRALPPGAGHDGDEPHPGGRTGGPYL, from the coding sequence ATGGAGATGCCGAGGAACGACAGGTCGCCGGAGAAGCCCCAGATCCTGGTCGTCGGCCAGGACGGAATGGCGCTCAGCGGCGGCGGAGACGGCGGCGAGGACCGGGAGATCCCGGTGACGGAGCAGGTCGAGCAGCCTGCCAAGGTCATGCGGATCGGCAGCATGATCAAGCAGTTGCTCGAGGAGGTGCGGGTCGCGCCGCTGGACGAGGCGAGCCGGGTCCGGCTCAAGGAGATCCACGCCAGTTCCGTCAAGGAACTGGAGGACGGCCTGGCGCCCGAGCTGGTCGAGGAGCTGGAGCGGCTCTCGCTGCCCTTCACGGACGGAGCCACGCCCACCGACGCCGAGTTGCGGATCGCGCAGGCCCAGTTGGTCGGCTGGCTGGAGGGGCTCTTCCACGGCATCCAGACCACGCTGTTCGCCCAGCAGATGGCCGCCCGCGCCCAGCTCGAGCAGATGCGCCGCGCCCTGCCGCCCGGCGCCGGGCACGACGGCGACGAACCCCACCCCGGCGGTCGTACCGGCGGGCCCTACCTCTGA
- a CDS encoding NAD(P)H-quinone oxidoreductase encodes MHAITIPEPGGPEALVWAEVPDPVPGEGEVLVEVAASAVNRADIMQRMGFYDPPPGSSPYPGLECSGRITAIGTGVSGWAVGDEVCALLAGGGYAEKVVVPAGQLLPVPEGVGLTEAAALPEVVCTVWSNVFMVAHLRPGETLLVHGGSSGIGTMAIQLAKAVGAKVAVTAGTAAKLERCAALGADILINYREQDFVAEIREATGGAGADVILDNMGAKYLDRNVRALAVNGRLAIIGLQGGVKGELNIGALLTKRAAVSATSLRARPLEEKAAIVAAVREHVWPLIAGGHVRPVIDRELPLSAAADGHRVLEESGHIGKVLLIAGA; translated from the coding sequence ATGCATGCGATCACGATTCCCGAACCCGGAGGCCCCGAGGCGCTGGTGTGGGCCGAGGTCCCCGATCCGGTGCCCGGCGAGGGCGAGGTCCTGGTCGAGGTGGCGGCGAGCGCCGTCAACCGGGCCGACATCATGCAACGCATGGGCTTCTACGACCCGCCGCCCGGCTCCTCCCCCTACCCCGGCCTGGAATGCTCCGGGCGCATCACCGCGATCGGCACCGGTGTCTCCGGCTGGGCGGTCGGCGACGAGGTGTGCGCGCTGCTCGCGGGCGGCGGATACGCCGAGAAGGTCGTCGTCCCGGCCGGACAGCTCCTGCCGGTGCCCGAGGGCGTCGGCCTGACGGAGGCGGCGGCGCTGCCCGAGGTGGTCTGCACGGTCTGGTCCAACGTCTTCATGGTCGCCCACCTGCGCCCCGGGGAGACGCTTCTCGTGCACGGCGGCTCCAGCGGCATCGGCACCATGGCGATCCAGCTCGCCAAGGCCGTCGGCGCGAAGGTCGCCGTCACGGCGGGCACCGCGGCCAAGCTGGAGCGGTGCGCCGCGCTGGGCGCCGACATCCTGATCAACTACCGGGAGCAGGACTTCGTCGCCGAGATCAGGGAGGCCACCGGCGGCGCGGGCGCCGACGTCATCCTCGACAACATGGGCGCCAAGTACCTCGACCGCAATGTGCGGGCCCTCGCCGTGAACGGCCGCCTCGCCATCATCGGCCTCCAGGGCGGCGTGAAGGGCGAGCTGAACATCGGGGCCCTGCTCACCAAGCGCGCCGCCGTCAGCGCGACCTCCCTGCGGGCCCGCCCGCTGGAGGAGAAGGCGGCGATCGTGGCGGCCGTACGGGAGCACGTCTGGCCGCTGATCGCCGGGGGCCACGTGCGGCCGGTGATCGATCGTGAGCTGCCGCTGAGCGCGGCGGCGGACGGGCACCGGGTGCTGGAGGAGAGCGGGCACATCGGCAAGGTGCTGCTGATCGCCGGCGCGTAG